Proteins found in one Crassostrea angulata isolate pt1a10 chromosome 3, ASM2561291v2, whole genome shotgun sequence genomic segment:
- the LOC128175447 gene encoding sterile alpha motif domain-containing protein 15-like, whose translation MPTLSGIRRFSRAEAADIRSNIPEAVFWSDVEVANWIEECGFPQYRQCFLANFVTGRKLIAVDACSLPEMGIQDFEHVKQITELIRNLLGVPKFPEQRDVRMRDPRIAYLEFKRRTGKETDSTTYNSFLFDNRHLFPMRRKSGSL comes from the exons atgccAACTTTGTCGGGAATACGACGTTTCTCCAGAGCTGAGGCTGCTGATATTCGCAGCAACATTCCAGAAGCAGTTTTCTGGTCTGATGTAGAGGTGGCGAATTGGATTGAGGAATGTGGTTTTCCGCAATATAGG CAATGTTTCCTTGCCAACTTTGTCACAGGGAGGAAGCTAATTGCCGTGGACGCCTGTTCATTGCCAGAAATGGGAATTCAAGATTTTGAACATGTCaag CAAATCACGGAGTTAATCAGGAATTTACTTGGTGTGCCAAAGTTCCCCGAACAGCGTGATGTACGCATGCGTGATCCTCGCATCGCGTACTTGGAGTTCAAGCGGCGGACCGGAAAAGAAACCGACAGCACCACCTACAACAGCTTCCTGTTTGATAACCGACATCTCTTCCCGATGAGGAGAAAGTCGGGATCCTTGTGA
- the LOC128177724 gene encoding proton-coupled folate transporter-like — protein MERARRIVTQTNAHCMDMLAEVQPYLVEVAYFFFFLSRHMTLPLFQEYVQSEFYKQSHLKASVIESFDVYSGNGSGLYNVAHRESTLAILSLQIAEGLPAVITVIILGAVSDKTSKRKILLWMPSLGGILHSLIYILILYTSWTMDGLFMASAIRGLSGSMTAFLAGSTFFAINTTQREKRSSRLAIQESLNGLAYAIANIMVGYWVKASGFHQPFWFTLICGCIAFLISFFLVKEVKVETNNASRYDTENCCIDTFRPMGKFFRCKDRKLLIMWLAILAFQSYAWVHLGQINTLVLYFTGSPYHWQSHKVGVFLSVAMGVASLGVLFTPPVLRNWFSDIHITFGGLFSKALGTLWLAVVQNEIVIYFAIFMLVLELIPFPMLRAVVANSIDTADQGSLFALMHCGEGITYFLAPFMFQSLYADSIDYFTGFVFVLSVILLIIPVGFVIAIKFLETGQPGEYERMEGETEMTPGEDLPLPSNEESKDISVIPVTSNQSEANQITANQNTANTGATDEEPVAV, from the exons atggAGAGGGCCCGAAGAATAGTGACCCAAACAAACGCTCACTGTATGGACATGCTGGCAGAAGTCCAGCCATATTTAGTGGAGGTTGCctactttttcttctttttatcgAGACATATGACTTTACCACTTTTCCAGGAGTATGTGCAATCCGAGTTTTACAAGCAAAGCCATCTGAAAGCAAGCGTCATTGAGTCGTTTGATGTGTACAGTGGAAACGGCTCCGGCCTTTACAATGTTGCCCACAGGGAGAGCACTCTAGCCATTCTGAGTCTACAGATAGCCGAGGGCTTGCCTGCAGTCATTACTGTGATCATTTTAGGGGCCGTCAGTGACAAGACTTCTAAGAGAAAGATTCTGTTGTGGATGCCCTCGCTAGGAGGGATTCTTCACTCTCTGATATACATCCTGATCCTGTATACAAGCTGGACTATGGATGGGCTGTTCATGGCTTCGGCTATAAGGGGGTTGAGTGGTAGTATGACAGCGTTTCTAGCTGGAAGTACATTCTTTGCCATTAACACAACGCAACGAGAAAAACGTTCATCCCGTCTTGCTATTCAAGAATCTCTGAATGGCTTAGCCTACGCAATAGCCAATATAATGGTCGGGTACTGGGTCAAAGCCAGTGGTTTTCATCAGCCATTCTGGTTCACATTAATATGTGGCTGCATTGCTTTCctcatttctttctttcttgtAAAGGAGGTGAAAGTAGAAACCAATAACGCTAGTAGATATGACACAGAAAACTGTTGTATTGATACATTTAGACCAATGGGGAAGTTTTTTAGATGTAAAGATAGAAAACTGTTGATTATGTGGCTTGCCATTTTAGCATTTCAAAGTTATGCCTGGGTTCATCTTGGACAGATCAACACTCTGGTTCTGTATTTCACGGGGTCTCCGTATCACTGGCAATCTCACAAGGTGGGCGTCTTCCTGTCCGTTGCCATGGGAGTGGCATCACTAGGGGTCTTGTTCACTCCCCCTGTGCTGAGGAACTGGTTTTCAGATATTCACATCACATTTGGGGGACTCTTTTCAAAGGCATTAGGAACCCTTTGGCTTGCTGTTGTTCAGAATGAAATTGTGATTTATTTTG CCATATTTATGTTGGTACTGGAGCTGATTCCTTTTCCAATGTTGAGAGCTGTGGTTGCAAACAGCATTGATACTGCAGACCAAG GGTCTCTGTTTGCTTTGATGCACTGTGGGGAGGGGATCACCTATTTCCTGGCCCCCTTTATGTTCCAGTCCCTCTACGCCGACAGTATTGACTACTTCACCGGGTTCGTGTTCGTGCTGTCCGTAATTCTGCTCATCATTCCAGTCGGATTTGTCAT AGCTATTAAGTTTCTTGAAACTGGCCAGCCAGGGGAGTATGAAAGGATGGAGGGGGAGACAGAAATGACCCCAGGAGAGGATCTGCCCCTCCCATCGAATGAAGAGAGCAAGGACATTAGTGTTATCCCAGTAACATCCAATCAGAGTGAAGCTAATCAAATAACAGCCAATCAAAACACAGCAAATACAGGGGCAACTGACGAGGAGCCGGTAGCTGTGTAA